The following coding sequences are from one Saccopteryx bilineata isolate mSacBil1 chromosome 3, mSacBil1_pri_phased_curated, whole genome shotgun sequence window:
- the FAM43B gene encoding LOW QUALITY PROTEIN: protein FAM43B (The sequence of the model RefSeq protein was modified relative to this genomic sequence to represent the inferred CDS: deleted 1 base in 1 codon): MLPWRRNKFVLVEDEAKCKAKSLSPGLAYTSLLSSFLRSCPDLLPDWPLERLGRVFRSRRQKVELNKEDPTYTVWYLGNAVTLHAKGDGCTDDAVSKIWARCGPGGGTKMKLTLGPHGIRMQPCERSAAGGSGGRRPTHAYLLPRITYCTADGRHPRVFAWVYRHQARHKAVVLRCHAVLLARAHKARALARLLRQTALAAFSDFKRLQRQSDARHVRQQHLRAGGAAASVPRAPLRRLLNAKCAYRPPPAERGRGVPRLSSIQEEDEEEDQDTEEGHEGAPQPERSEVLSLTRELRTCSLRGAPAPLPPIQPRRWKAGPKERAGQAR; encoded by the exons ATGCTGCCCTGGAGACGTAACAAATTCGTGCTGGTGGAGGATGAGGCTAAGTGCAAGGCGAAGAGCCTGAGTCCGGGACTCGCCTACACGTCGCTGCTCTCCAGCTTCCTGCGCTCTTGCCCCGACCTGCTGCCCGACTGGCCGCTGGAGCGCCTGGGCCGAGTGTTCCGCAGCCGGCGCCAGAAAGTGGAACTCAACAAGGAGGACCCGACCTACACCGTGTGGTACCTGGGCAACGCCGTCACCCTGCACGCCAAGGGCGACGGCTGCACCGACGACGCTGTGAGCAAGATCTGGGCGCGCTGCGGGCCTGGCGGGGGCACCAAGATGAAGCTGACGCTGGGGCCGCACGGCATCCGTATGCAGCCGTGCGAGCGCAGCGCTGCTGGGGGGTCG GGGGGCCGCAGGCCGACGCACGCCTACCTGCTACCGCGCATCACCTACTGCACCGCGGACGGGCGCCACCCGCGCGTCTTCGCCTGGGTCTATCGCCACCAGGCGCGCCACAAGGCTGTGGTGCTGCGCTGCCACGCCGTGCTGCTGGCGCGGGCGCACAAGGCGCGCGCCCTGGCTCGCCTGCTCCGCCAGACCGCGCTGGCGGCCTTTAGCGACTTCAAGCGCCTGCAGCGCCAGAGCGACGCGCGCCACGTGCGCCAGCAGCACCTCCGCGCCGGGGGCGCCGCCGCCTCGGTGCCCCGCGCCCCGCTCCGCCGGCTGCTCAACGCCAAGTGCGCCTACCGGCCACCGCCCGCCGAGCGCGGCCGTGGGGTGCCGCGCCTGAGCAGCATccaggaggaggacgaggaggaggatcAGGACACTGAGGAAGGGCATGAAGGAGCACCCCAGCCCGAGCGGTCCGAGGTGCTCAGCCTGACCCGGGAGCTGAGGACGTGCAGCCTGCGGGGCGCTCCCGCGCCCCTGCCGCCGATACAGCCCCGCCGCTGGAAGGCCGGTCCGAAGGAGCGGGCGGGCCAGGCGCGCTGA